A stretch of the Lolium perenne isolate Kyuss_39 chromosome 3, Kyuss_2.0, whole genome shotgun sequence genome encodes the following:
- the LOC127340515 gene encoding uncharacterized protein has translation MSTGQCIQVDIPELRDHELLAPTPEGLLVLIHGRKHIRLLNPLTRHLTELPPITTLVARRDHHRLLEQNPHFMTCFAAWGSGVADVSTTFLLCFSRLCMLGMAKPGDDQWTSLQYDSDGITSAPLMFAGLFYCVTHNGVLVLDTDPDMPRLKVAAKLKGMHVSPIADTVHLVNNHGELLLVHRHREPLTPRNKVDRWYNTYRVDLDTGTLLPLKSLGGAARAIFMGMDCSLSVPLDVFPSGSISADTIYLSFDFSERKLLKVGAYHL, from the coding sequence ATGTCTACCGGCCAGTGCATCCAGGTCGACATCCCGGAGCTCCGCGACCACGAGCTGCTCGCGCCCACCCCCGAGGGCCTCCTTGTCTTGATCCACGGCCGCAAGCACATCCGTCTGCTCAACCCACTCACCCGCCACCTCACCGAGCTCCCACCGATCACCACGCTGGTGGCCCGAAGGGACCACCACCGCCTTCTGGAGCAAAATCCCCATTTCATGACCTGCTTCGCAGCGTGGGGCTCCGGCGTTGCAGATGTTTCTACTACGTTCTTGCTCTGCTTCAGCAGGCTATGCATGCTTGGCATGGCCAAGCCCGGGGACGACCAATGGACATCGCTACAATACGATAGCGATGGCATAACAAGTGCACCCCTAATGTTTGCAGGCCTCTTCTACTGCGTTACACACAATGGTGTCTTGGTGCTAGACACCGATCCAGATATGCCACGGCTGAAGGTGGCTGCCAAGCTGAAGGGTATGCATGTCTCGCCAATTGCTGACACTGTGCATCTTGTTAACAACCATGGGGAGCTACTGCTGGTGCATCGTCACAGGGAACCATTGACACCGAGGAACAAAGTGGATCGGTGGTACAACACGTATCGAGTGGATTTGGACACCGGGACACTACTCCCTCTCAAGAGCTTGGGCGGCGCAGCGCGTGCAATTTTCATGGGCATGGATTGCTCTCTCTCGGTGCCTCTAGATGTTTTCCCCTCCGGCTCCATTAGTGCTGACACCATCTACTTGAGCTTCGACTTCTCCGAGAGAAAACTGTTAAAGGTTGGAGCATAtcatctgtaa